A window of Gemmatimonadota bacterium contains these coding sequences:
- a CDS encoding MogA/MoaB family molybdenum cofactor biosynthesis protein has protein sequence MRAAVLTVSDSRTLETDESGRYLREALSTAGHTVQASDLLPNDEAQVLTRLVDWLGRDELDLIIVTGGTGLGSRDRTIEVVRPLFDKEMPGFGELFRMLSFKEQVGTAAILSRATAGSARGKLLVSLPGSKAACQLAMERIIMAEGAHALRELRR, from the coding sequence CTGCGCGCCGCCGTGCTCACCGTGAGCGACTCCCGCACCCTCGAGACGGACGAGTCGGGGCGGTACCTGCGCGAGGCGCTCTCAACGGCGGGTCACACGGTCCAGGCGTCCGACCTGCTGCCGAACGACGAGGCGCAGGTGCTGACGCGCCTCGTCGACTGGCTCGGCCGCGACGAGCTTGACCTGATCATCGTGACCGGTGGCACCGGTCTCGGCTCACGCGACCGCACCATCGAGGTCGTGCGCCCTTTGTTCGACAAGGAGATGCCCGGCTTCGGCGAACTGTTCCGGATGCTGAGCTTCAAGGAGCAGGTCGGGACCGCCGCGATCCTGAGTCGCGCGACGGCCGGGAGTGCGCGCGGAAAGCTGCTCGTCTCACTCCCCGGGTCGAAGGCCGCCTGCCAGCTGGCGATGGAGCGGATCATCATGGCGGAAGGCGCGCACGCGTTGCGCGAACTGAGGCGCTAA
- a CDS encoding zf-HC2 domain-containing protein, with protein MTHDQHHHDHAPLDCDAALEKLFDFLDGEVDDTLEARLKAHVAGCKHCFETADFERRFLEVVHRARDEAKCPKVVRERVLATLRTEGLGA; from the coding sequence ATGACGCACGACCAGCATCACCACGATCACGCGCCCCTCGACTGCGACGCGGCGCTGGAGAAGCTCTTCGACTTCCTCGACGGGGAGGTGGACGACACGCTCGAGGCGCGCCTCAAGGCGCATGTCGCCGGCTGCAAGCACTGCTTCGAGACCGCCGACTTCGAGCGGCGATTCCTCGAGGTCGTGCACCGGGCGCGCGACGAGGCGAAGTGCCCGAAGGTCGTTCGCGAGCGCGTCCTCGCCACGCTGCGCACCGAGGGGCTCGGGGCGTGA
- a CDS encoding sigma-70 family RNA polymerase sigma factor, with product MTDTPESGARPAAPPEFSNAALGAMDDVYRFARSLTRDVSDAEDVVQDTYLRAFRSWHTFEPGTDIRRWLFTIARNVFLRSRERAQREVTLDDDATAAAEASQAQEAWVRGGLDPILDRADLGPAITAALDALPEAFKSVVVLVDLEDQPYEAAAEVLGVPVGTVRSRLFRGRKLLQQSLAQHARDAGLITDRASRSPA from the coding sequence ATGACCGACACCCCAGAGTCCGGCGCACGCCCGGCCGCCCCTCCCGAGTTCTCCAACGCCGCCCTTGGCGCCATGGACGACGTCTACCGGTTCGCCCGATCGCTGACGCGCGACGTGAGCGATGCCGAGGACGTCGTGCAGGATACGTATCTGCGCGCCTTCCGCTCCTGGCACACGTTCGAGCCCGGGACCGACATTCGGCGCTGGCTCTTCACCATCGCGCGCAACGTCTTCCTGCGGTCACGGGAGCGCGCGCAGCGTGAGGTGACGCTCGACGACGATGCCACCGCCGCCGCCGAAGCGAGTCAGGCGCAGGAGGCGTGGGTGCGCGGCGGGCTCGACCCGATCCTCGATCGCGCCGACCTCGGGCCGGCGATCACCGCCGCGCTCGATGCGCTCCCCGAGGCGTTCAAGAGCGTCGTCGTGCTCGTCGATCTCGAGGACCAGCCGTACGAGGCCGCCGCCGAGGTACTCGGCGTGCCGGTCGGCACGGTCCGGTCACGCCTGTTCCGCGGCCGGAAGCTCCTGCAGCAGAGTCTCGCCCAGCACGCCCGCGATGCCGGCCTCATCACCGATCGCGCTTCCCGGAGTCCTGCATGA
- the pdxH gene encoding pyridoxamine 5'-phosphate oxidase — protein sequence MSIAHLREEYRREQLDERDVAADPLAQFHHWFEQARAAEVHEPNAMALASADAQGRPSVRTVLLKEADARGFVFFTDYRSRKGQELDRDGARAAICFWWGPLERQVRIEGRVERIAAAESEAYFRQRPRGSRLGAWASAQSSVIVSREGLEARHAELDRQYPGEDVPLPPHWGGYRVVPDAFEFWQGRPSRLHDRLRYVPQRGGWRLERLSP from the coding sequence ATGAGCATCGCCCATCTCCGAGAGGAGTACCGCCGCGAGCAACTGGACGAGCGTGATGTCGCCGCCGATCCGCTCGCGCAGTTCCACCACTGGTTCGAGCAGGCGCGCGCCGCCGAGGTGCACGAGCCCAACGCGATGGCGCTCGCGAGCGCCGACGCGCAAGGGCGACCGAGCGTGCGCACCGTGCTCCTCAAGGAGGCCGACGCGCGCGGCTTCGTCTTCTTCACCGACTATCGGAGCCGGAAGGGGCAGGAGCTCGACCGGGACGGCGCGCGCGCGGCGATCTGCTTCTGGTGGGGTCCGCTCGAACGGCAGGTCCGGATCGAGGGCCGCGTGGAGCGGATCGCCGCCGCGGAGTCGGAAGCGTACTTCCGGCAGCGGCCGCGTGGGAGCCGACTGGGGGCGTGGGCCTCCGCGCAGAGTTCGGTGATCGTGAGTCGCGAGGGCCTTGAGGCGCGGCACGCGGAGCTGGACCGCCAGTACCCGGGCGAGGACGTCCCCCTTCCGCCCCATTGGGGCGGCTACCGCGTGGTGCCGGATGCGTTCGAGTTCTGGCAGGGTCGGCCGAGTCGACTGCACGACCGGTTGCGGTATGTGCCGCAACGTGGGGGATGGAGGCTGGAGCGGCTCAGCCCTTGA
- a CDS encoding tetratricopeptide repeat protein: MTAADSMMDAARRWVLRAALLVATLVFPLEAQAGKAAFDAGMRLMRENKPAQAESQFERAIEQDGRNGLYHLWLGNAIGSQVSDASTVRQPFMARRIKAEFERAVELDPALLDARDGLVGFYLQAPGFMGGSPAKAREQQREIASRSPYRGHLAAANIAAFQKDTAGVERSLRAAIAAAPDSVRAVIALAQRQQQWGRIPAAFATLEDALKARPADIALRFQLGRLAASTGQQLPRGEQVLRALAAEPDWTPENSRPSRAAVHYRLGMILEKQSKRPDAKAQYERAIVLDPQLKVAKDALAALR, translated from the coding sequence GTGACGGCGGCGGACTCGATGATGGACGCGGCGCGTCGGTGGGTCCTGCGCGCCGCACTCTTGGTGGCGACCCTCGTCTTCCCGCTTGAAGCGCAGGCGGGGAAGGCCGCGTTCGATGCAGGGATGCGGCTGATGCGGGAGAACAAGCCCGCGCAGGCCGAGTCGCAGTTCGAACGCGCCATCGAGCAGGACGGTCGCAACGGCCTCTATCATCTCTGGCTGGGCAACGCCATCGGGTCGCAGGTCTCTGACGCCAGCACCGTGCGCCAGCCGTTCATGGCGCGCCGGATCAAGGCCGAGTTCGAGCGCGCGGTCGAACTCGATCCCGCACTGCTCGATGCGCGCGACGGGCTCGTCGGCTTCTACCTCCAGGCCCCGGGCTTCATGGGCGGCAGCCCGGCGAAGGCGCGCGAGCAGCAGCGCGAGATCGCGAGTCGCAGTCCGTACCGCGGCCACCTCGCGGCGGCCAACATCGCCGCCTTCCAGAAGGACACCGCCGGCGTCGAGCGTTCCCTCCGTGCCGCCATCGCCGCCGCCCCGGACAGCGTGAGGGCCGTGATCGCGCTCGCCCAGCGCCAGCAGCAGTGGGGACGCATCCCCGCCGCATTCGCCACGCTCGAGGATGCGCTCAAGGCCCGGCCAGCCGATATCGCGTTGCGATTCCAGCTCGGCCGCCTGGCCGCGTCCACCGGACAGCAACTGCCCCGCGGCGAGCAGGTCCTGCGCGCCCTCGCCGCGGAGCCCGATTGGACGCCCGAGAACTCGCGTCCGAGCCGCGCCGCCGTGCACTACCGGCTCGGCATGATCCTCGAGAAGCAGTCGAAGAGGCCCGACGCGAAGGCCCAGTATGAGCGCGCCATCGTGCTCGACCCGCAGCTCAAGGTGGCGAAGGACGCCCTGGCGGCGCTGCGATAG
- the rsgA gene encoding ribosome small subunit-dependent GTPase A → MSEAPVTNGIVTEGTGGIWRIRRDDGTETDASLAGRLKQEMKGHLKLAVGDHVTIEADERDSGWRITAIGPRGGVLARREPGGRHGERVLAANIDQVLVVFSVAKPEPHVRMIDRFLVICEANDLHAHLVVNKVELGDPAVVEALVEPYVAAGYPVHRTSVKRGDGLEEMRQELHGRITAFTGPSGVGKSSLLNALHPELGLRTQEISESVNKGRHTTVGAKLIPLPDGDGGYLVDTPGLREVGMWGLPSESLDQCFPEFKPFLGECRFQDCQHDSEPGCAVIAAVQAGTIRATRFESYAKLRDELTDSEDHQW, encoded by the coding sequence GTGAGCGAGGCGCCGGTGACGAATGGGATCGTGACCGAGGGGACCGGCGGTATCTGGCGCATCCGTCGCGACGATGGCACCGAGACCGATGCCTCCCTCGCCGGGCGGCTCAAGCAGGAGATGAAGGGGCATCTCAAGCTCGCCGTCGGCGACCATGTCACCATCGAGGCCGACGAACGCGACAGCGGCTGGCGCATCACCGCGATCGGGCCGCGGGGCGGCGTCCTCGCGCGCCGCGAACCCGGCGGCCGCCATGGCGAGCGCGTGCTCGCGGCCAACATCGACCAGGTGCTCGTCGTCTTCTCCGTCGCGAAGCCCGAGCCGCACGTGCGGATGATCGACCGCTTCCTCGTCATCTGCGAGGCCAACGACCTCCACGCGCATCTCGTCGTGAACAAGGTCGAACTCGGCGATCCCGCCGTCGTGGAGGCGCTGGTGGAACCGTATGTCGCGGCGGGGTATCCGGTGCATCGGACCAGCGTCAAGCGCGGGGATGGCCTCGAAGAGATGCGGCAGGAGCTCCACGGCCGCATCACTGCCTTCACGGGGCCGAGCGGTGTCGGGAAGTCGTCGCTCCTCAATGCGTTGCACCCTGAGCTCGGCCTTCGGACGCAGGAGATCTCGGAGTCGGTCAACAAGGGGCGGCACACCACGGTCGGCGCCAAGCTCATCCCGCTCCCCGATGGTGACGGCGGATATCTCGTCGACACGCCGGGACTGCGCGAGGTGGGGATGTGGGGCCTGCCCTCGGAGTCGCTCGACCAGTGCTTCCCCGAATTCAAGCCGTTCCTCGGCGAATGCCGGTTCCAGGATTGCCAGCACGACAGCGAACCCGGCTGCGCGGTGATCGCGGCGGTGCAGGCGGGAACGATCAGGGCCACCCGCTTCGAGAGCTACGCGAAGCTGAGGGACGAACTCACGGATTCGGAGGACCATCAGTGGTGA
- the fadJ gene encoding fatty acid oxidation complex subunit alpha FadJ: MSTSQAVTLEVVDGIAVLTFDLPGESVNKFSPAVIDEFTAHIDRIEKDTSIVGAVLISGKKGNFVAGADIDQFLEFKVAADAAKASAFGHAMFHRIEKGRVPVVVAVDGACLGGGLEFALACAYRIAADSPKTVFALPEVKIGLIPGAGGTQRLPKRVGLQAALDMILTGKNVRAKKALQIGLVDEMVHPSILRAIAIQRAKELAAGTIPRQRESRQHGAKEILLDDNMIGRAVVFRQAKEQTLKKSGGHYPALMAAIEAVSAGYSASSEAHGYAEEARLFGEMAMTPVCRELMFLFYATTALKKDSGVPADVKPMPVDRIAVLGTGFMGAGIAAVSVMQGVPVRFKDTDANRVAKGVAAVRDVIKDGLTKRRITRQQYEDQVGLVSGTVEYTGFGRVPLVIEAVFEDLKVKHAVLKETEAVLAPTAIFATNTSTIPITKVADGSKRPERVIGMHFFSPVHKMPLLEVIVTARTAPEVTATVVEYGRRIGKTVIIVNDAPSFFVNRILAPYVNEAGKLLDEGAAIDAIDAAMTKFGFPVGPINLIDEVGLDIAGKSGAIMADAFGGRMQPSEALVKVLGAGRLGRKGKQGFYAYDENGKRTGVDESVYQLYAGGSRRREVPREEIQRRLSLAMVNEAARCLEEGIVKSARDGDIGAVFGIGFPPFRGGPFRHADAVGIAEIVQQLESLDVQHAGRFTPAAILKRMATEGRTFYPKTGKPV, translated from the coding sequence ATGAGCACCTCACAGGCCGTCACCCTCGAGGTCGTCGACGGCATCGCCGTCCTCACCTTCGACCTGCCCGGCGAGTCGGTCAACAAGTTCTCGCCGGCCGTCATCGACGAGTTCACGGCGCACATCGACCGGATCGAGAAGGACACCAGCATCGTCGGTGCGGTACTCATCTCCGGCAAGAAGGGCAACTTCGTCGCCGGCGCCGACATCGACCAGTTCCTCGAGTTCAAGGTCGCGGCGGACGCGGCCAAGGCGAGCGCCTTCGGGCACGCGATGTTCCACCGCATCGAGAAGGGGCGCGTCCCGGTCGTCGTCGCCGTCGACGGTGCCTGCCTGGGCGGCGGACTCGAGTTCGCGCTCGCCTGCGCCTATCGCATCGCCGCCGACTCGCCCAAGACCGTCTTCGCGCTCCCGGAGGTGAAGATCGGACTCATCCCCGGCGCGGGCGGCACGCAGCGCCTGCCCAAGCGCGTGGGTCTCCAGGCCGCGCTCGACATGATCCTCACCGGCAAGAACGTGCGCGCGAAGAAGGCGCTCCAGATCGGGCTGGTGGACGAGATGGTGCATCCGAGCATCCTCCGCGCCATCGCGATCCAGCGCGCGAAGGAGCTCGCCGCCGGCACCATCCCGCGCCAGCGCGAGAGCCGGCAGCATGGGGCGAAGGAGATTCTCCTCGACGACAACATGATCGGCCGCGCCGTCGTCTTCCGTCAGGCGAAGGAGCAGACGCTCAAGAAGTCGGGCGGGCACTACCCGGCCCTCATGGCCGCCATCGAGGCGGTGAGCGCCGGCTACTCGGCCTCCTCCGAGGCCCACGGCTACGCCGAGGAGGCCCGGCTCTTCGGCGAGATGGCGATGACGCCCGTCTGCCGCGAGTTGATGTTCCTCTTCTACGCGACGACCGCCCTCAAGAAGGACAGCGGCGTCCCCGCTGACGTGAAGCCGATGCCCGTGGACCGCATCGCCGTGCTCGGGACGGGATTCATGGGCGCCGGCATCGCCGCGGTGAGCGTGATGCAGGGCGTGCCGGTCCGCTTCAAGGACACCGACGCGAACCGGGTGGCGAAGGGCGTGGCCGCGGTGCGCGATGTGATCAAGGACGGGCTCACCAAGCGCCGCATCACGCGCCAGCAGTATGAGGACCAGGTGGGGCTCGTCTCCGGGACCGTCGAGTACACGGGCTTCGGTCGGGTCCCGCTCGTGATCGAGGCGGTGTTCGAGGACCTCAAGGTCAAGCACGCGGTCCTTAAGGAGACCGAGGCGGTCCTCGCGCCCACCGCGATCTTCGCGACCAACACGAGCACCATCCCGATCACCAAGGTGGCCGACGGGAGCAAGCGCCCCGAGCGCGTGATCGGGATGCACTTCTTCTCCCCCGTGCACAAGATGCCGTTGCTCGAGGTCATCGTGACCGCGCGGACGGCACCCGAGGTCACCGCCACGGTGGTCGAGTACGGGCGTCGCATCGGCAAGACGGTCATCATCGTGAACGATGCGCCGAGCTTCTTCGTGAACCGGATCCTCGCGCCGTACGTGAACGAGGCGGGGAAGCTCCTCGACGAGGGCGCGGCGATCGACGCCATCGATGCGGCGATGACGAAGTTCGGGTTCCCCGTCGGGCCGATCAATCTCATCGACGAGGTCGGGCTCGACATCGCCGGCAAGTCCGGCGCTATCATGGCCGACGCGTTCGGGGGCCGGATGCAGCCGAGCGAGGCGCTGGTGAAGGTCCTCGGCGCCGGCCGTCTCGGGCGGAAGGGGAAGCAGGGCTTCTATGCGTACGACGAGAACGGGAAGCGCACCGGCGTCGACGAGAGCGTGTATCAGCTCTATGCGGGCGGGTCACGGCGCCGCGAGGTGCCGCGCGAGGAGATCCAGCGTCGCCTCTCGCTCGCGATGGTGAACGAAGCGGCGCGGTGCCTGGAGGAGGGCATCGTGAAGTCGGCGCGCGACGGCGACATCGGCGCCGTGTTCGGCATCGGCTTTCCCCCCTTCCGCGGCGGACCGTTCCGCCACGCGGACGCGGTGGGCATCGCCGAGATCGTGCAGCAGCTCGAGTCGCTCGACGTGCAGCACGCGGGACGGTTCACACCAGCGGCGATCCTGAAACGGATGGCCACGGAAGGCAGGACATTCTATCCGAAGACGGGGAAGCCGGTATGA
- the fadI gene encoding acetyl-CoA C-acyltransferase FadI, with product MPIYEPGRRVAIIAGVRTPFAKSGTLLKSLSAIELGKIAVSELVHRTDLDPKSVDLLTFGTVLPSVLAPNIAREIALMPLLPKALDAYSVSRACASANQAITNAADQIALGHATVAIAGGAESLSNVPILHSRGFSDALVAASKAKTLTQRVQAFAKIRAKDFIPITPAIAEPTTGETMGQSAEKMAKLNGVTREEQDALALASHLNAAKGTADGRLTAEIVPVMVPPRFETAMTSDNGIRSDTTAEALAGLKPVFDRRYGSVTAGNASPLTDGGAAVLLMREDVAKAAGYQPKAYIRGYAYAALDPGEQLLQAPVLAAPMALKRAGLTLKDMDLVEMHEAFAAQVLSNLRGFESQHWAERAGFSSPVGTVDRSKLNVMGGSVSIGHPFGATGARITTTLVNELARRGGQFGLMTVCAAGGLGFAMVVERA from the coding sequence ATGCCCATCTACGAACCGGGTCGGCGCGTCGCCATCATCGCGGGCGTCCGCACACCCTTCGCCAAGTCCGGCACCCTGTTGAAGTCGCTCAGCGCGATCGAGCTCGGCAAGATCGCCGTCAGCGAACTGGTGCACCGGACCGATCTCGACCCCAAGTCGGTCGACCTCCTCACCTTCGGCACCGTCCTGCCGTCGGTCCTCGCGCCCAACATCGCGCGCGAGATCGCCCTCATGCCGTTGCTGCCGAAGGCGCTGGATGCGTACAGCGTCTCGCGCGCCTGCGCCTCGGCGAACCAGGCGATCACCAACGCCGCCGACCAGATCGCGCTCGGGCACGCCACGGTCGCCATCGCCGGCGGGGCCGAGTCGCTCTCGAACGTGCCGATCCTCCATTCGCGCGGGTTCTCCGACGCCCTCGTCGCCGCGAGCAAGGCCAAGACGCTCACCCAGCGCGTCCAGGCCTTCGCCAAGATCCGCGCGAAGGACTTCATCCCGATCACGCCGGCCATCGCCGAACCGACCACCGGCGAGACGATGGGCCAGTCGGCCGAGAAGATGGCGAAGCTCAACGGCGTGACACGCGAGGAGCAGGATGCGCTCGCGCTCGCCTCGCACCTGAACGCGGCCAAGGGCACCGCCGACGGTCGCCTCACCGCCGAGATCGTGCCCGTGATGGTGCCGCCCCGGTTCGAGACGGCGATGACGAGCGACAACGGCATCCGGTCCGACACGACCGCCGAGGCGCTCGCCGGGCTGAAGCCGGTGTTCGATCGACGCTATGGCAGCGTCACCGCGGGCAATGCGTCGCCGCTCACGGACGGTGGCGCCGCGGTGCTCCTCATGCGCGAGGATGTCGCGAAGGCCGCCGGCTACCAGCCCAAGGCGTACATCCGCGGCTATGCCTATGCCGCGCTCGACCCGGGCGAGCAGCTCCTCCAGGCGCCGGTCCTCGCGGCGCCGATGGCGCTCAAGCGCGCCGGCCTCACCCTCAAGGACATGGATCTCGTCGAGATGCACGAGGCCTTCGCGGCACAGGTGCTGAGCAACCTCCGTGGCTTCGAGAGCCAGCACTGGGCCGAACGCGCCGGATTCTCGTCGCCGGTGGGCACCGTGGACCGCAGCAAGCTCAATGTGATGGGCGGCTCGGTCTCCATCGGCCATCCGTTCGGCGCCACCGGCGCGCGCATCACGACCACGCTGGTGAACGAGCTCGCCCGCCGCGGCGGGCAGTTCGGCCTCATGACCGTCTGCGCGGCCGGTGGACTCGGCTTCGCGATGGTGGTGGAGCGCGCATGA
- a CDS encoding glycerol-3-phosphate dehydrogenase/oxidase has product MSSPAMPRRGQRLSELGDRRFDLLVIGGGITGAGIARDAARRGLAVALVEREDFASGTSSRSSRLIHGGVRYLEHGYLHLVFEASRERRRLLELAPHLVRPLQFTWPVYQGARVPRWQLAAALTLYDALALFRNVGRHQRLGRDGVLEAEPALATEGLKGGAAYWDASTDDARLTLANVLDAAHASATVLNHAVVEALTFPSAHGPADGAIVQDLIGGTSVRVQARVVLNATGPWTDEVAAMEETTRGPAVRGTKGVHIAVPTARVGNRAAVTMLSPDDGRVMFTLPSGTHTIIGTTDTPTQEHPHQVRATRADVRYLLNACNRFFPAAELTEDDVIAAWAGIRPLVATAKDGPPASASREHAIRTSPRGVIQVTGGKLTTYREMAEQCVDVVMRHLGTRARKCDTMRTPLPGERAAATLEDVRLDAALPWRESDVVHAVRHECAERIADVLVRRTTLAFERRDHGRALAPRVAALMGSALRWTDAGVRLALEDYERDVQRIFAIEP; this is encoded by the coding sequence ATGAGTTCCCCGGCGATGCCCCGGCGCGGTCAGCGGCTCTCCGAGTTGGGAGACCGCCGCTTCGACCTGCTGGTGATCGGCGGCGGGATCACCGGCGCGGGGATCGCGCGCGATGCAGCGCGCCGGGGGCTGGCGGTGGCGCTGGTCGAGCGGGAGGACTTCGCGTCGGGCACGTCCAGTCGGTCATCGCGACTCATCCACGGCGGGGTGCGCTACCTCGAGCACGGCTATCTCCACCTCGTGTTCGAGGCGAGCCGCGAGCGGCGCCGGCTCCTCGAGCTCGCGCCGCACCTCGTGCGCCCGCTCCAGTTCACCTGGCCCGTGTACCAGGGCGCGCGGGTCCCTCGCTGGCAGCTCGCGGCCGCGCTGACGCTCTACGACGCCCTCGCGCTCTTCCGGAACGTCGGGCGCCACCAGCGACTCGGGCGAGACGGCGTGCTCGAGGCGGAGCCGGCACTCGCCACCGAGGGCCTCAAGGGAGGCGCCGCCTACTGGGACGCCTCGACGGACGACGCGCGGCTCACGCTCGCCAACGTCCTCGACGCGGCGCACGCCAGCGCGACCGTGCTGAACCACGCGGTCGTCGAAGCGCTCACCTTCCCGTCCGCGCATGGGCCGGCGGACGGCGCGATCGTGCAGGACCTGATCGGCGGGACCTCGGTGCGCGTGCAGGCGCGGGTGGTGCTGAACGCGACGGGCCCGTGGACCGACGAGGTCGCCGCGATGGAGGAGACGACCCGTGGTCCGGCCGTGCGCGGCACGAAGGGCGTGCATATCGCGGTTCCGACGGCGCGGGTGGGGAACCGGGCCGCGGTGACGATGCTCTCCCCGGACGACGGGCGCGTGATGTTCACGCTCCCGTCGGGGACGCACACGATCATCGGCACGACCGACACGCCGACCCAGGAGCACCCACACCAGGTGCGCGCGACCCGCGCCGACGTGCGCTACCTGCTCAACGCCTGCAACCGGTTCTTCCCGGCGGCCGAACTCACCGAGGATGACGTGATCGCGGCGTGGGCGGGGATCCGGCCGCTCGTCGCCACCGCGAAGGACGGACCGCCCGCGTCGGCGAGTCGCGAACATGCGATCCGCACCTCGCCGCGCGGGGTGATCCAGGTGACCGGCGGGAAGCTCACGACGTATCGCGAGATGGCGGAGCAGTGCGTGGACGTGGTGATGCGGCACCTGGGCACCCGTGCGCGGAAGTGCGACACGATGCGGACGCCGCTGCCCGGCGAGCGCGCCGCGGCGACACTCGAGGACGTGCGCCTCGACGCGGCGCTGCCCTGGCGGGAGAGCGACGTGGTGCACGCCGTGCGGCACGAGTGCGCCGAGCGCATCGCCGACGTACTGGTGCGACGCACCACGCTGGCCTTTGAACGACGGGATCATGGTCGCGCTCTCGCCCCGCGAGTGGCCGCCCTCATGGGGTCGGCGCTCCGATGGACCGACGCCGGGGTCCGGCTGGCGCTCGAGGACTACGAGCGCGACGTGCAGCGGATCTTCGCGATCGAGCCCTGA
- a CDS encoding exo-alpha-sialidase, whose product MPTFPIRRTLAATLFTLAACAGEAGPVPLVVESLPSPTQGDAAEPFVSRAADGTLYMSWLERQADSSVALRLARRDAAGAWGDPTTVVQRRDLFVNWADFPSVVPLADGRLLAHWLQRSGDGKFAYDVRVAESRDAGATWTESVVPHAQGVPAEHGFVSILPAADGGAAIIMLDGTAGALAAEAAKQGGGHDAHGGGMQLGYAAWKDGAVIEQRILDTRTCDCCQTTAAMTSRGPVVVYRDRSDDEMRDMAVTRLVDGAWTAPATLHADGWKIDYCPVNGPAAGAIGDTVAVAWFTGAQDTSRVRVAFSTDAGATFSAPVRADDGLPAGRVDLEMLSGDAALVSWIERQAGDTAQVRMRVVRRDGTVEPAVIVSPSSGARSSGFPRMARDAEGVTIAFTLPGKPNQVKVARVRTGTR is encoded by the coding sequence ATGCCGACCTTCCCGATCCGCCGCACGCTCGCGGCGACCCTGTTCACCCTCGCGGCCTGCGCGGGCGAGGCTGGCCCGGTGCCGCTCGTCGTCGAGTCGCTCCCGTCGCCCACGCAGGGCGACGCCGCCGAGCCCTTCGTGTCGCGCGCCGCGGACGGGACGCTCTATATGAGCTGGCTCGAGCGCCAAGCCGACTCGAGCGTGGCGTTGCGGCTCGCGCGGCGCGATGCGGCCGGCGCCTGGGGCGACCCGACGACGGTCGTGCAGCGCCGCGACCTCTTCGTGAATTGGGCGGACTTCCCGTCGGTGGTGCCGCTCGCCGACGGCCGTCTGCTCGCGCACTGGCTGCAGCGAAGCGGCGACGGGAAGTTCGCGTACGACGTGCGCGTCGCCGAATCGCGCGACGCGGGCGCGACCTGGACGGAGAGCGTCGTGCCGCACGCGCAGGGGGTGCCCGCCGAGCACGGCTTCGTTTCGATCCTCCCCGCGGCGGACGGCGGGGCGGCGATCATCATGCTCGACGGCACCGCTGGCGCGCTCGCCGCCGAGGCGGCGAAGCAGGGCGGCGGTCATGATGCGCACGGCGGCGGGATGCAGCTCGGGTACGCTGCGTGGAAGGACGGGGCGGTCATCGAGCAACGGATCCTCGACACGCGCACCTGCGATTGCTGCCAGACGACCGCGGCGATGACGTCGCGCGGCCCGGTGGTGGTGTACCGGGACCGGAGCGATGACGAGATGCGCGACATGGCGGTGACGCGCCTCGTCGATGGCGCGTGGACCGCGCCGGCGACGCTGCACGCCGATGGCTGGAAGATCGACTACTGCCCGGTGAACGGCCCCGCCGCCGGCGCCATCGGCGACACGGTCGCGGTGGCCTGGTTCACCGGTGCGCAGGACACGTCGCGCGTTCGCGTGGCCTTCTCGACCGATGCGGGCGCCACCTTCAGCGCGCCCGTGCGCGCCGACGATGGCCTCCCCGCGGGGCGCGTGGACCTCGAGATGCTGAGCGGCGACGCGGCGCTCGTGAGCTGGATCGAACGGCAGGCTGGCGACACCGCGCAGGTGCGGATGCGCGTCGTGCGCCGCGACGGCACGGTGGAGCCGGCCGTCATCGTCAGCCCGTCGAGCGGAGCGCGGTCGAGCGGCTTCCCGCGCATGGCCCGCGATGCCGAGGGCGTGACGATCGCCTTCACGCTCCCGGGCAAGCCCAACCAGGTGAAGGTGGCCCGCGTGCGGACGGGGACGCGATGA
- a CDS encoding TlpA family protein disulfide reductase gives MSARRLLPALLAGAVAVASCSRSGEAARAPVAVGAPAPAYAAQRQDGTSVSLADHAGDVVLVNIWATWCKPCRAEIPALDTLHRRYQAQGLRIAGVSIDVDDDRAKVAEFAASLGASYAIWYDPDDKVSTTFLALGVPASYLIGRDGTLRWRHVGPVTADDGPLNAALKVALAEAVPGAEPPPAPGPPPTP, from the coding sequence ATGAGCGCGCGGCGACTCCTCCCGGCGCTCTTGGCCGGTGCGGTCGCGGTCGCCTCGTGCAGCAGGTCGGGAGAGGCGGCGCGCGCACCCGTGGCCGTCGGCGCGCCCGCACCTGCATACGCGGCGCAACGACAGGATGGCACCTCGGTCTCGCTCGCGGACCACGCCGGCGACGTGGTGCTGGTGAACATCTGGGCGACCTGGTGCAAACCGTGCCGCGCGGAGATCCCCGCCCTCGACACGCTGCATCGCCGCTATCAGGCGCAGGGCCTGCGGATCGCCGGCGTGAGCATCGACGTGGACGACGACCGCGCGAAGGTCGCCGAGTTCGCCGCCTCGCTGGGCGCCTCGTATGCGATCTGGTATGACCCCGACGACAAGGTGAGCACCACCTTCCTCGCGCTCGGCGTGCCGGCGAGCTATCTGATCGGCCGCGACGGGACGTTGCGTTGGCGGCACGTGGGGCCGGTGACGGCGGACGACGGCCCCCTGAACGCGGCGCTCAAGGTCGCGCTCGCCGAGGCCGTCCCCGGCGCCGAGCCGCCGCCCGCACCGGGTCCCCCCCCGACCCCATGA